A window of Daucus carota subsp. sativus chromosome 2, DH1 v3.0, whole genome shotgun sequence genomic DNA:
ATGTGTGCAACCGTTATAAAAATTTTAGATGCAGTGGAGTATTACAatgacaaatattttaaaagtaaacCTACAGTATATAATATGTTTGATTGATAAAATAAGAATACATACTATGTAataattgaaaaagaaaattaatgtGTCACAGATTACTACAGagtatatttttctatttttttaataaataggcttatatatatatgccttACAAGTTGGTAattgtttaaataaatttcgGGGTGACCAAAAATCATACCCAAGATCTGGGACGAATGGGGATAGATAGACCCTTACTACTAGGGTATCTCATCATGCTTCAAATTACATAGTCTATAAATATATGCAAATGTAATATTGatgagaaaaatgaaaaatataaaagtcGACAACATTAAGTTTCAACAAGAATTCAACAATTATCTATTATTGTGCAAAATATTGccatatacatataatttaagaGGTTAAATAGCTTTAACTGCAAGAGGTTAAATAGCACTAATTGCAGAAAAATAAAGGAACAAGAATTTCCAATAATTTTAAGAATGCTAGAATAAGAATTAAAAGATACTCCACagtaatatgaaataaaatatcatattatataaattttgaaatcaattatttaaaatttggtgaTAATATACAAttctaaaaacaaattataaacctTAGAGTAATgcaaaaattcaaacaaatttGTTCTAAAACTAACACCCAAAATGAGTTAAGACTAGATAATAAATCTTTGGAACGACTAATTAACAGGTTccttaatattaaatatactttattttatattttttcaaatatttattttatttttgccatcagttttatatatattttattttaacaagtaCTTTGAAGATAATATGATTTCTTAACTGTAGTATGGAATCAGCAGAAAATTGAAAACTGCAGGTACACAACATGCATTcaatcattattatattaactaTAATGCAGTGAATCGGTCGCCGTAATACTATACAAGTTCTAGATATGTAAgaacaaattaatataataaagcaGAATTTACCTCATCCATACCAGCACCAAATTTTAAGTCCCCTAAATCATAATATTTCTCAACTTTATTTGAATAAGCAGCTGTAGGTCGGGGAGGATGAAGGACATTGTAGAAGAAAATAGATACCGAATCATAATAGAACTGTGGTCGGGAGGAGTTGTGATCACCAtcaaattttatgatatttttgtcACCCTTTACAAACATAGGAAAAATGtcaatcaactcgtagtttttTCATTGGAACGTTACCTAAGGATTTAAAGAATAAGCTTCATACCGCATAGGTTTTAAAGATGATGTCAGAATGGCTTGGTTTGATAAACTTGTCGTCATTAGCATGTCCAAATAAAGCGGGAATGAATGTTTTTGGCGCAGCCTGCAAGATCCAAACAGTTGAAATAATGTGATTAGGCAGtagaaagaaaatttaatgcACAAATGCTATTGTGTAAGCCCTTCAAAACACCTAACCCAGAACTTTCTTCCCTtgcatatattacaatatacaACACCACCTTTTTCCTGTTTACAATGGTATTCCAATCAAACTCTTATACCAACTTCCCTCAATGTAAAGTTTTCTAtggaaaagaagaagagagacAATGGCAGAGAATTCACAGGTAACCGATTTAGTTAGCAGATATTTCCACAGGATACTTATTTACTATTAAGATGATTATGTTAATAAATCATGTTTAGCAGCTGATGAGCATTTGATTTGcatttatataaaacaaaaaaactagAGAAAGGATTAAAATTGTGGAATAGAAGAAACTAAGCCTTTATTTGTAGTAGTGATGGTTGGATTGCTTATTTTCTCTACTTTCACATACCTAGTAAGAAATAACCAAAATCATCTATTAAAGATCCCATTGCTTACAAATTAACAATGTCCAATAATCCCATGGATGAGGATGGGACTAAATATGGATGAAagttgaaagaaaatttaatagtaatcattataaaattaaagtaatactccctccgtcccattttatgtgacctcatttcctttctgggacgtcccaaaaagattgaaccaataatacttactatttttgaacactacttttcactattacatccactatctctatattttatactctctttttattaaataaacactattccacccactactttcctccactatctcaaatctattattaaatattgatgggtcccaccactttacccacttttcaactatatttattacctttttcttaatctccgtgaaagtcaaaccagttcactctttttgggacggagggagtaataatttttcaaattttcactAAAGTGTAAAACTTGACAGTTGACATGTGCAGAGAGCAGAgtagagataaaaaaaataagtaacaTATTCACTACAATATACTCTTTTAATACGTATATTAGAATAAgtatattttagaaatatatacataagcaattgatcatataaaaatcatattactCTAAAAACTAACCCCGACCCAATTCTCGAACACTATTCACAACTACTGAAATTACTTGTTTGTACACAAGcaatcactattttatacacaaaaaatcacgcggacataaatatatatatgggtcgcGCTCAGTAggagaaccagtccttaaaatagaaccagaaccaaagaaccactaaggttctgctgcatagccctaaattttaaatagatttttaggatctaaatctaaatacatgttttcttttatgttttttcatcattgtgtgtgttcaaaaatagttttataatataatgcatagatattgacattgtTTGCGTGTGAAGTTCTGCTCCacaaccctaactaatactagaaataaggtaagggttctctgggttctctctctaatgtttctctcttgaacatgaccctaTATATGACCCTGCTGCAATGATGGGCACGGCCACTTTAGCACCTATCGCCACGGTCTACCACCGCCAAGACTTCCAAATAAAAAGCATGCAGAAAGGCCAAACTAATAAATTCCTGTTGAACAGCGCATACCTGTACACACTTCAGGTCCATAATATCAAATTTGGCCCTCTTTTGTATTACTCGGCGCATGTATTGTACTGCTACCTTGACCTGAAAGATGAGGAAGTTATAGGCATATGATAAATTAGGGAAATATAGCTCTAAAATTGAAGCCGCATAACCTTTAGAAACTGTGTTCAGTAAAAAAGTTCACCCTTAACCTAAATGAgggatttataattatatttgtagggGAATATAGCTCTATCATTGAAGCCGCATAACATTTTGAAACTGTGCGCAACAGAAATTCCAGAAGCTTtgatatactaataaaaataacattCATTTCGGATAaataagaataattaattagagGATAGGGCCTTGCACGCAATCTCATGCATAGTTGCACTACCTCCAATTACTCTATGTTGCCATCTTCGCTTATCAAGCATAATGCTGCACTGCCTCAATTAATTTATGTCATCGTATTCACTCTATATGGAGTATGGACACCCAAACACACCATACAAAATAAGCAGACCTAAAAATTGcatgcatataaatataattatacatagaGAGATAGATAGCTATATATttgtcaatatataatataaaaaatagaaaaacaaaagGAAGGTAATTAGAGAGGCCATAAAATCACCACAGTTTTCTGGGAGAGAGAGGAATTAAGATCATTatattacaaacccaaaaaaAGTTGGACACGTATTTATTAGGCCaccattaaaaataaaatgtcaaAGAAGAAGAAATCACCAATAACAATTGGAGGGGAAGAGAAAATCGAGTAACAGTTGAACATGAAGATGTAATATACGTAAAATGTAAGGCCATGAGCTCAAACAATAAGTcaagattatttaattttaagcaTCAATGAAATAGCAGAAAAACCCTTAACAAAAAAACTCTTGTTCATACTTGATACACAATAGATTAAAAAGTTGATGCTTTCACAATAGGTTAATTGTTTGTCCAATCACCCCTTGAGGATGCAGCCAATATGCAAACAAAAAGCAAAGTTACTTATTATATTGAATTTAAGAATTTTAGGGCCAGACTGCATGTAGCAACCAAACCAGCGAGTGCACATAGCAACAAGAGTTGGCCCTGGAAGAAGGTAAGCATGAGCTGCTATTGCATTGGTAAACCTTATTTTGACAAGATTTGATCAGGTGACCTCCTCTTACTATGTTAGAGGATTGGGAGTACAtgtcaataataaaacttttctgttaatatttaaaatatataaaaaccaaTACCGTAAATTTAGGAAGCCTGATTTTGTACACATCCACCAGTTCCATCATCAGGTCAAACAAATTGGAGAAGGCGCTGTCTAACACCATTCCAGCTATTGAAGGATCTTCGGCTCCATAAAGTAGGCTGCAATgaataaaagaatatataatgtaataattaataagatatatGAGGATCTTCTGCGACATAAAGTAGGCTGCCATGAATATATATCTATCTAATAAGTAACTATAAAATTGCAATTCTTTCATATATTGGAGAGACTGATTCGTAGTTTACAAAGTATAAGGTAATAACAAATTGAACCTTATAGCATAAGGTAATCAGCCTCTTACTTGGTCCCTGGACTCTTTCAAAGTGTTAGTAGTAGCTTTTGTCCAATGGTAGGCTAAAAAGGTATTTTAAGGGTAATTTTTTGGGTAAAAATCATATGCTTTTATTTTATGCTTGGTAGGAATGTGCAGTGAATAGGAAGATTATATCAGATATTTAAACAAAATCAAGGATTTTGTGCTAAAAGAGTACGACTCAAGAGAGGAGAGTTGTGCAGTGCACGAAAAGAATGAATCCATTTTTCTAGAATATTGTATGCAACGATCGAAAGCCTTGTTGATGAGGAATAGGGAAGAAAATAAAATGAGTCTTTTATTTTTACTAGTAAATATTTAATCTTGTTTAGTGTTTGGAAATTAGTGTGtttattttattaagtttatctgGGGCTAGtagattattaaataaataatttatttataataaaaatcaatttttgtaGGCCTTAGTTCGTTAGGGTTTTATAATCTCTATATAAGCATCACAATTCCTTGTATCATAGTAGACTTGATTAAAATTAAGTGATTTGATATCAATATCAAATTGGTTTTCTCTAATGGGTTGTGATTTGTGACTTTTGTCCCTTTTGTCGCCAGGAAACCCTCAAGGTAGTGGGTGTTTTGCGGTTCATCCAACCAAGTTTTATCTTTCGTATTGCTTTTTCTCCGTCTATTTCTTAACTGTTGGGATATCTTAGATTCCGAAAATTACTGTTCATCAAGGAATACTCTTCATTTTCAATCAGATAGAAAACAGATCCAAAGGAGAGATGAAATAAGATTTTTGCTGCATATTTGTGTCTACCGGAGCCAAAGGAGAGGTACACAACTTATACACAATTACACATACATACTGATCAGGTTTATACATATATCTTGCGAAACTGCATTCGGGTACCTTACCCTCTAAACTTTACAAATCAGTCCTTTGGAGTTTCAGATAATTATAAAACAGTCCATGGAgttatcaaaaatttaattccAGCCCCTGAAATTTCCAGAAAGTTACAGTTCTGCACTTAAGTTGCAGAAATTTCCAAAACAGTACCTGAACTTCTGGTTTTGGACAGTTTATGCCCTGCAACTTCCGAAATCTGGAAAATCAGCCCCTATTATGTGTTTTGAATCAtgtataatacataaattttcaaattgaGAGTGGCAGATTGAATTTATTTCCTTGAGCTTGAAAGTGATGAGCTGCACTACCAAATTTATGTATGCTATTATCGGATACAGGTTATTAGAATATGAACTTATGTTGAGTGAGTTATATGAACTTGGATCGTTGGGTAAAATACAATGTTGATTTGAGAAAACAAAGAGTATGGCATGAAAATGAAGATAGACTAAACATGGTTATAGAGACTCTTACATCTCAAGTTCAACGTCTTGGAGAATGCGAAAAATATCGAAGAGggtgaaattataacaaaattcgAGCATGTGGAAGACACGAGTCTTAGAAATCGAGTGAACAAGGATAAAGTGGGTGTATCAGATTCTTTAAGTTGCTTGGAACATGCTAACAAAGATGTTCCCGATAAAGAATCTCACGTGAAGAATTTCTGTTTGTTCCAGACAAGCAACTAGTTTCACTTGTTCAAGAAAAGCAAGTGGTTGATGATATCACTGAGGTTGAACATATCAACTTCATCATTCTGTTCAGCATTCCGGAGTGTTTGCTTGAACCTCCTTCATTTGCTACCCAGTTTTCAATGTCCTTGGCACCTCTACCATTCCACCTCAACCACTCTTTAAAAGATGCAGCAAGAGCTAAATGTTCATCTTGGTTCCATCTCCATCTTACATATGGTTCTTGCAGTTTACAGTACCCATAGTTTCTGTGGGGCTAGTAGATTGTTAAATGAGTTGTTTCTTTATAATAAAGCCCAATTGTCAgtattagattattttattaaagtttatTATCCCTATATACGCATCGTAATCCCCAATGATCACGGGAAAGAATATAAAAGAAGTTTTTTACTTTTCAttagtaaaataatttaatcatgcTTAGTGTTTGAAAATTAGTCTGCTTATTTATTTAGTTCATGCGGGGCTCATGCATTTTTGAATAAGTAGTTTACTCATAATAAAGCCCAATTGTTATCGGCCTTAGTtcattagtttattttattagaGTTTATAATCCCTATATATGGACTGTatacacccccccccccccccccctccccccgcATATTCTAATATCACAGGAGACTTCATTAATATACAGTGATTTTGATATCAAGGGTCTCTTTCATGGGTTGTGATTTGTGATCCATGAGTTCTCATATATCACAAATTCTACAAGTTGTCATGCATCACTTGCCGAGCAAATAATGCTATTTAGAACAATTACCGTGTGGACTTTATTCACTTGACTTTTTGTAATTCACTCCATCTAAAGATAACACAAATCATTCTCTAGGAAGATTTTTGGGAGTTTAGATAATGATAGAAGAGTATAAATGGGGAATTTAAGGGGTATGGAATAAATAATACCTACGAAATGGGAATGAGATTCTCcttctaagcaaccaaattgttGATCCAAACACAACCACATGGAATTgaagttttgatttatttttatttttttaatcaagctcattaaccatgaatgAAACACCCCCTTTAATTATCAGAACTATATTCAGTTTTTCATCACATTCCATTGTGTACTCAAAGCTGTATAAAAGTTCAGATTCTTCCATTTTCTTCGGgtatcaatttttttgttctcCATCTCTTCTTGTTTCCGATCATCCACTATTAAAGGGGATCAAATGTAACAGTTCAAGGCTTCAAGAAACTatgaaataatatgattttctaCTAGTTTGAGCTTTCACTtgtttttttagctttgtgtCACTGAGTTTGACCTGCACTAAAATGAAGCACAAGCTTCTCAGTTCTTATTTAACAACCAACATCAGGTTAATCAATTCTATATTAATCCAAGCCAGATCGTTATTGGTCAGAAATGAACGCCAAAATAGACATCAACCATGTCAACAGAAGCATTTCCAATCTCCAATCAAACAAACAATTTCAGCCAAAATACAAGGCCCAAGTAAACTAACAGATTTGGCCCAAGTAAACTAACAGATTGGGAATATCAAAACACAAACAGCAGCTATGAGACGCATATCTGGGTGACCTTTTGTATCTAATCTTTCTATGAAGGCCCACTTATTTTTTGGATACAATAGATCTATCTAGCTAATAATAGAATTACACTAGCTGGActcttttcatttataatttttcgcATTCAGGCGTTttgacttgatgtatacaataCGCCATTAGCTGGTGACTTCTAATTACTGAATGACCAAAATggctaaattttattatataattttttgcaaAATTAGACATTATTCTTGATGTAAACCTCCCTTGAGTTGTTGGTTGCTGTTTTCTATTAACAAAAATCGCAATGACGTAGAATAGAGCTGCAAGATGTTGAACACTTGCTTTTCAAACACTGGCTTTATCTGAACCAGACATCTGGAAGCTTGTGTAGGTTGCTGAGTTAGCAAGGTGTGAGAAATGAAGGGGACCATAACATAAAAGTTATCAATTTCTATGTCATTCCTCAGTCTATTTATCTGAAACCTATGTTACTACATTACGTTCCTCCCACCCTACCCACATAGGATCCTTGGACAGTCGGACACGGCACATATTGACCAACTGATACGGCACATATAAAATAGACATAGGAAGCAAAAATGAAAGGagaataaatgagaaaaaagaTGAAGACACAGCCTACATATTAATTCAAGCACGTGTATTGATTACAAAAATCCTATAAAATATGTTTGGgaaaaatatcattaatttgcaaagtatttttacaaaataaagcttaattttagtttatgcTTAATATTGCTACAATGTCATTTCCAGAATAattgtttattaataaatacGAAGTCCCCCGTAACCTTGTCCGGAGTAGGGACAAGGCCCCTATGCCGTAACTTTCTATAAATATTGAGGTCAGATCTTTAAGTCTTAACGATACGGGTTTTCGAAATTAAATCTTCATTTGTGCATTTAAAAATTACAAAGCTGGGTAAATTTAAGTGCAAATACCTAAATGGATACTCAATTAACTTCTTGTAGTTTAGCAGCTAATTGTAGCACGTTTTTATTAACCTATGAGGTCAATGTTAAGCAATATTAAAGTTATTAGGATACTTCAACTGTAATTTTAAGTAACTAGAGCACATTGTTAAGTAATGTTTCTCTataattgataatattttatttttttccttagTAGTGTGGTGTCTTCATTTTTTGGTTCTCtgaaattttatcatttaatcTACAAATGTAAGAGATAAACGGTTAACAAGACTTTGTTGGGTTGCAATTATAATCATATTGAAATATTGAATCTTTTAGTGTTTAAGGGCAATATACGTAATAAACTCAATGTGGGAATTAATTATTAAGCATGAAAAACAAGTATCATATGATCACATAAGGACCTGCTGTGGggttatatacttataataCATTCAATGGTTGTTAATAACAAGCACAGCAGTGTGCAGCTGACAGTTACAAAACATTGATTATGGAATGCTGGAGGATGGTTAGAAACTTGGAACCAATTTAAGAGCTGTTTAATCAAGTCGCAGAGCCATAATTTAGAGAATTACCTGGTTACAGCACCCATTGACCTTCCCCAGAGACCTATGCATGATATTTGGTTGTTGCTTCTCAAATAAGACACTGCAACCTTAAGGTCGTCTTTCTGTcataaagaaaaaaatttaacactTGTCACCTAGAACAGaacttttgtaaataaaaatcacGAGGAAAGAATACCTCGTGCCAACCAAGACTAACATATTCTCCATCAGATAAGCCTGAACCAGAAAAATCAAGAGTAAACACGGTAATATTAAATGGAAGAAGTATGAGAGCAGCTTCATTTGCATCTGCCCTACATCCGCTGCATTTcaataaaagaaaattcatGAGTTGAATCTGTGTGCCATATTAATGTAGAACGGCACAAAAATGAGTAAAAGTAGAAAGATTGGGTGATTGAACCACAAACCAATTACTACCGCCAAGTAACCTCTGAACAAGGAGGGGAAACAATGTTTGTGTGTGGTTAATATCAAGTGTCAATAGAATtatgtcaaaacaagaaaaCATAATGAAGATGACATTTGGGAATAGGTACCTAGATAACTACACCCTACatccaaattttcaatatacCAATATTCTCCACACAACATACATACAAACTAATTAACGCCACTAAAATGGTCTTTTCAGTTGACTTCCCTCCCCCATCACAAATACTAAAGAAAAGGGCATAAAAGTTCTTTCCATATAAAGAACAAAGACAACTTTTGAATAGCAAGATACCAATAGGTATAAAGCTACAGAAAAGATCCGGCTGTCTAGGAATAAGGTAGACAGGACAACCATACCTGTTTCCATGGCAGTAAATCACACAAGGAAGCAAAGCGTTATCAGGAAAAATTGAAGGAACGTAATGACTGCACCGCAGGACATGGCCTCTTGAATTTCTTAACTGCAAAAATCATAGTAGAGTCCacaaaattaagaaaaacaataaaatagaGATTACAAATGCACGCTGTATTACTTTTCTATAGAAATAAGAGCTTTAGTAAGCGATGTCCCATACTTGCCTCAAGGTCTTGTCTTTTGTACTCTTTGCCAGCTAAAGTAAACTCTTTTTCCCATAAAAACTGGTCTGGATCATACTCTGCCCTGCATACCAGCATAAGAATTTTGCATAATAGCAAGCCGTTAGGTTTCTATGTTGCCTTGGTCATATCTGGTCtcctattttataaaaaataaaataaagactaTTGTTTAGCAGTCTAAGTCGCAGTGGTACTTTCTTGTTTGGCAGTCCAAGTCACAATGGTACTTTCTTCAGGCTACAAAGTAGCATTTAATATGTCTCGATAGCCAAGTAATATTACAGTGACGGTTAGTGACATGAGCTGCTGCTGCCTCTTTTCTTTTACTTTTGGCACAACTGCCAAGGAAATTCTTATGGACAACATGTTAAGAGGTGATGTTCAAACTATGTACTTCTTTGTATTCTGTATAGTGTATACTACCAAATAGATGTTTACTGGAAAGTTGGCAAGAAATTTTGTCCTTTATGAACGCTCGCGAGGGAACAGCTTTATAACTAAAACAACTGCAATAATTCGTTAAGCCATTCAGAGGAAAAAGGGAAGGATTCAGAAGTTTTGTACTGTAGATTTGATGACCCGAAGATAAATGgatcaagaaaaaatataacaacTCGGTGTTTAACAAGATGAAAAGCTCATTGAATAGCTACAAGATGGCAATGCTGAAGCCTGAAGGAAAGAATCTATGACTTAATACCCAAAAAAGCACTTAGTAATCAACATATTGATTACTCGTGAATGGCACCTCATATGGCACAGAAGGGCGAGTGGGCTCACAATGGTTCCATGTATCAACATCTCTTTATAGAGATCAACTCTCGGGCATATCTTAATTAATGATGATGTGTTTTGACTTTCTGCGTATTCTTTACCGTATTAGATATTAGCTTTCTTTCATATACTTATGAATTTTAACATGCTGCTGTTATGTTGATCGTTTCATATGTTGGTTTTAGCCTCTGGTAAATCTAACTTGATGATATTTGCAACTGGAATTCCTactttaaatttgaataaaaatttagagatG
This region includes:
- the LOC108209809 gene encoding uncharacterized protein LOC108209809, giving the protein MIDQFINFVIRPPRAEYDPDQFLWEKEFTLAGKEYKRQDLELRNSRGHVLRCSHYVPSIFPDNALLPCVIYCHGNSGCRADANEAALILLPFNITVFTLDFSGSGLSDGEYVSLGWHEKDDLKVAVSYLRSNNQISCIGLWGRSMGAVTSLLYGAEDPSIAGMVLDSAFSNLFDLMMELVDVYKIRLPKFTVKVAVQYMRRVIQKRAKFDIMDLKCVQAAPKTFIPALFGHANDDKFIKPSHSDIIFKTYAGDKNIIKFDGDHNSSRPQFYYDSVSIFFYNVLHPPRPTAAYSNKVEKYYDLGDLKFGAGMDESLLYEIISGIRTMGTDAASSSSAPPSVSAAKTVGDSLFDIGQIASKESICNENVLLTGNHTSQLQDKSNEECSSYTSSNRESWGRCSSLGSIDEPAADCTTSDDNHQMTLKVLATPLRNIQPTLFEPDIDKTKQKQKKVLTAKRSRHEKLEALGQRLRLGILRRVGHRRNRSS